Genomic segment of Malus domestica chromosome 15, GDT2T_hap1:
AGTATTATTCTAAGTTCAAGTCGCAACTTGTGTTGCGGCATCTAGATGTTGAATGTGGCATCGAGACGATAGATTTTTGTCCATTGTCCTCACCGCGAAGGGTTTTGTTTCAATACAATTAGTGCGACAAAGCATAGTTTgttgtacaaataagtttattttttcATCGCTTAAGGTCTTTTTTCATGACCTTTGCATGAGAACTTGTGCACGACGAAGATTTCGTCGCCTTATTATTATTGCGACGGAAATTCTATTTGCACGACTAAATGTTGTTTGTCGCGAAAACTGTTAAATGTAGTAGTGCATAGATTAAATGCAAACATGTGTTATTAAACTTAAGATACCGTTATATTGCTATCCTACGTATAATTTGGCGAGGCATCGTCTAATTCTCCAACATGTTGCATGTACTCTTTTTAACTTAGTTGGATTATTTAGGTAACTTGACTTTTATATAGCAATATTGTAAGAGAAGTGTTCAATCCGCAATCTTCGATGCAAATAATGAATTTTATTAACCAATTGAGCAATAAGTTCTTTACTTCTTCAATTTCGTAAGAGGttattttgaaaaagaaaagataaaagaatCATAATGCATGTTGGCGAATTTAACTAAAGGTTGATTTGTTCAATTGTTCCCCAAGACAAATGATGGGATCGACATGATAACTAGATGACAAAATATATTGCCAATCCTTTTTCTACCCCACAGGCTGCCCATTAATTAGTCGGTAAGCAGAATCATGtatattaaacaaacataaaacaaaattaGAAGGTCGGAGTTTGCTTATTTGGCTTTGAAGAAGCAAAGAAGACCAAATGATTCACATAACAATAAGTTTGTTTTCCAATAACTTCAATCTTATCCCTTTTACTGAACTTTCTTTGCAGAATTATGCTTGCCTGTAAAAGATGACATTCTAACAACATAAATACATTTTGGCTCCTTATACGCgatgatttatttttaatattataaaGGTCATATTGTGATATGCACTATGTTTCTTTTATTCGAGTAGTATTTTGATTAATCTAATCTACGACTGAAGGATTCGAACATGTGTGTAAAGAGAGTATCACACTGATATTCTAACTACACCAAATAAAGGGTGATTAGAGTGAAAGATGTGAGTTACACCAATTATTCATATCATTGCTCGTCTTTCTTGTATTCAAGTTTGAAAATGTTATTTAGTTTTAAATGAAGGTATTGATTTGGGGGAATTTAACAGCAAATTGCACATGACTTTTGATTCAGTACATGTACTTATCCATGACACGATGATGTtgtcaaaaaacaaaagaagagatCATTTctggatctcttccaccaagatCATCGAATCAAGTGATCCGggcctttgaaatttcattcaacggttaaaaattattatagtttttaagaAGTCAAAACAAGTAAGTTGTTGAATAAAATTTCAAACGTTCATAAGTAGTATGGCAGAGTTACTTTTACTGGTACAGCtgtaattaaaatcaaatatccaCTGAAAAACATAAGGCTAAAAGCagaaaaaggttaaaaaaaggTTCAGTCAGGTTAATTTCTCTCTTATTTTTCTGACCAAAATGGTTTTAACAAGGAAATAGGGACCCCATTTATGTGTACATGATGAGCAGTACCATTTGTATTCATGGTCAGGAAGGAATCTGAGCCCTTGGAGCTGCAAAATAATTACATCAAATATTATACGACTACcttttaaagaaataaataaataaaatgaagaaaattaaaagggatTACCTATCCCAACAGCTTCTGAACTTTTCATCAACCGAATACGCTTGCATGATTCCATAAACATCCTGCAattaattggaaaaaaaaacaacgaaGAAAGTATGGTTATAGATTTAGGTTGGACAAGTCACATGAAAGCAATAGCATAACCAAACTTAAAtccaaagagaaaaaaaaaaaacaaaacctacGATGAACAAGGAAATAGACCAAACCCTTGTCACCCAAACCGGCTCTACATTAATTTACACAACAGTGTTAAATCAAGACTTGCATAGCTGGTGGAGAATCGACCAAGTTATGTTTGAATTTACAGTTTATCATATAATCGTCCTACCAACCAAACTCTACTAACACCTCTTTTGGAGGTTCCGTGAGAATTGAATTTGGATCGCTACTATTGACATCACTTAATTTTGAGTTGTCAACCGAACTATCTTAATTTTGAGTTGTCAACTCAACTATATATAACCTTGGAGTTTAACATGCAGACGTACTCTATTCGCTTGCTACATATATATCTAAAcacattaatatttaattttatgaaatgtttttgcatatttgtgACAACGTTTTCTTTACATGCATATGTAACTCAGTACTGTAGTAATTAACTTACTTCCAAGGGACGTCTCCAACTAACATCCAGTCTCCATCCTTGTCTTCATATGTCAACACATATTGATCCATTCCTTTCGCTGCAGGTTTCATAACCTCATTGCTATCCTCAATACACTTACCTAAAACATTACCAAGATTAATTACTAACCTTGTATCTATTAATTAGTGCTTGTATCACAAATTTATATTGGTATAACAACTAGTTAATTaacgagaaatttttaattgtgacgggaaTACGGGTGGtgcaccacgtgtttttatataagtggtgagaaattttattttttaagttattaacttttgaacacatatatcccaccatttatttaacgacacgtggtgtaccactttgTGTGACGGTCACATCGAAAAATATCTcttaattaacaagtactagCTAGAGTTTAGCTTAATTATTATAACTAAGtaggctttttagctaaaaggATCTTTGATACTGGCATAACTTTTTACTTGGGTCCTTGACAATGAAAATTGATAGAAGTGATCCTTGAGTTTGTCCACTGTAAATCATTTTGATTATTCCGTGAAAAATTTATCAATATCCTTGTTAAAGTGTCACATGAACGATCATGTGACCACATTTTTAAGGGTGTTTTTGTCAAACCAAGCCCTCCATTTAATGATTATATTGACATATTTTtgtagaatgaccaaaataattgacggTAGACAAACTCAAGAACgacttctatcgattttcattGTTATAgaccaaaatgaaaaattatgttataccataaaccattttgactaaaaagcctaACTCTATATAATACTGACCACTTATGGTTAAGGAAGGGAACATTCGCTCTAATGCTCTCAATAGCTCTTGATAACTTCTGTACATCTCCAAGTCTAGTTTACGTAGATAAGGAGCTCCATCTGCGCTCACTTTAACATACTTTCTGATGCTCCGCACCACCACCAACGCCTTCTGTCTCATCGATCTTACCGGCGGCCACCCAACTATTCTTGCTCTGAATATAACACGCAGTTCGTTAGATAAAGCTGAAATGAAAATGTCGACAGTCAAGCGGCTAAACAAGTACTGATGGTTAGTCAACTTTTGACATGGATATATAATTCTTGAAGTACAAATTGAAAACTGAACGATTTGATATCACACGTCGGAACTACTGCATGTCCGAAACAACATATACAAGTTAAAACAAAATCTTAACTTTGCAGCTGGGGCTTTGATGACGGAGGTAGTTGTTGTAGAACTACTACTAGATGATGAGCTGCCACGTGGTTCGCTGGCTGCAGAGCTTTTGTGCAGGCTAATTTGATCAACGGTATCCATGAAACCACGTTTCTTCGAACTGCTATTACTACTACTTATCTTGAAGTTGAACCCTCCAAAGACACGAGGATGGTTGTAATCTGACGTCGTACCAGGTAACCCTAAGGTGAGCTCAGTGTCCTTAAACTCCATGCTTTCATTTGCTGACATCAATTTTCCGGCCGGCCAGCACTATGTGAACGTGTGCAGGTCGTTTGCTTCGCTCTTAAATATATAGAGAACAGGAGGGGAGGCGGAGGTATAAAAATTCAATGGCACGAGGGGTGGCGAATAAGGCCACCTGGGGTCCGGTGCGGGAGCATTGCTTGCGGTTGACATGCATGGCTTGACAGTAGCAGCTTAAAAGTTTGTGCCGGCTGTCGGTACATCCAATCCGATTCTGTTTCTGTCACTCTCTCTGAATCGGCATCCATACATGATTACTAAATTTACCCTATTGCTTGGAATTTACCATATTGCTTAGCCTGTCTATTTCTTTGTATGGTTATATGGGGAAATTTCACATCATCGTCAGTACTTGCTGGCAGAAAATTTTGTAGGCAATATAAGGATAAGTTACAAAATCTTGTAGGCAATATAGACTAAAGTTACGTGGTGTACTCTTCTATATATTATAAAGACACGTGTTATAATTTGAATAAAATAACAATATTACGTAGTCATGTTTTAAGTACATGAAAAATTATTCATGCTAATTGTTGTGCATACATATATAATTCATCAAGATCCTCCAATTAGCGTATCCTATAATcctcttgtttttattttagtagATATAATACGGTATATCACTTAGATTTTGATTTATAGAATCACAATATTTCTCTAGGGAAAGGTATTTGAATTTGAGACCTCAAACATTCGAAGAAATGTGTAACTAGACGAAATGTTAGttcaattcaaaacatcatATGAATTAGAGTTTTCAACTCTTCTGGGATCTAGCCAAACATACGGAATACTAGAGCGAAACCAATATTTATTGAGTACAACATATTGTTAGACATATCATCTTTTATATATCACATTTATATACTAACTAATGTGATAGTTGATGTGGTCGTTCATGTTATCTACCACGTCATAAGCTCGTTTTCATCAAGTTCAAATAAATGATCTAATTGAATCCAAGAAACCGACACATTATTTACGCCAACTGTTCTAAACCAACACCTTTGCCTCCTTTAAAATTTGAACACGACTTATAAAATATATGTTCTAAAAGCAACAAAACATATATACAGCCGTTTTCACATCCACTCTCAGAAAAACCCCATACAATATGTGAGTATCTGGTCAAAAGAAAGATGGTTTGGAAGTCGAGAAAATTATAATGATAACAAAGTAATTAATTAGCCGTTTTATAACCGTTAATCAACTTGGATCCATGAACTCAACTCTCAAagtgtaaataaaattttaaaaccgTGGGGGAAGTCTGGAAGATGACTCATCCACCCGCTAAAGTGTTTCAATTTCAAGTTCCCAAATTAAAGGGTGAAATAAGTCGACAAGCATGTGGCAAGTGTTGGAATGTCGACTACGTGTTGCCTTCCGATTCGttgaatccaaattcaacaagTGGCAGCCGCGAAAAGGAAAATGAATATGCTAAATTGCTAAACCAGCACGCAGATTTACACAACCAGTTTTGACTTTAGATTAGTTGTTaatcttctttatttttcttaatccagttaatatttaattaaacattTACTTAAACCCTTGTTTACTGCCGAAACCTCACTATATAAGACATTGACGAGATAAGACATTGACGAGATTCAAAGGATTAGACATCAATCATCTAATTCATAGCGGTGGATTCAGAAAAGATTTCTTTTTTAAAGTAAGATAAAGTTCACACACTATTTTTACAAATTGCTCAACCACTGGAACCAATGTGGGGGCATTGGCATCACTTGACCCCAATAACCTTGTCAAGTTATCCCCTTGAAAATTTTATGAACCTGTATAGCAACATTGCTTCAGCACGCTGCTTTGTTAACTTATCCCAAAAATCTTTTACTTCTAAACTTATccttaagaaaatgaaaaataatttttaattaatacttttttaatttaacaaaGCTACTACGTTGAAAGGAATTAGTAACCTTGTACAAAAGTTGGTAGAGACAAAGAAGGATAGACAGTATCCCTTGGTGCTTGTTAGTGAAATTAGCATTGATTTTACCTGTTGCAACTGTTTCGGTTGAAAGAGTTTTTTGGTGATGAAAATTGTGGAGAATCCACATCGTAATAGGATGGGTAGATCAATAGTTGAATGATAGTTGGTTGTGTACAATGAGAAATATGTATTTGATTCTACTGATAATGGTGTTGTAAGACGATGTTTCGAAAATATAAGAACACGTCGTTTAcaattataaatgaaagtatgatcGATTTTTTAAAGCTATTTTTTGACCCCATTACTTTAAATTACTGGCTCCGCCACGGCTCCCAACCCTGCCTCGGCCTCTTAGAGGCATTTAGTTAAACCATTTGAGCCATACTCAAAGGATACCATGAAATGAATATTGGACAACTTCATGTATAAGATTAGTGGGAAGTGAGAGCATTTGCATGCTTGGTTTTGATGCATAATTAATgtgttaaatatattttttttttaacaatcaatatctacactaaggagaggGAAGTGTGCTTAGCCatacaatgagctagcaataatgtagttcaaatttgcctttgacgagaatcgaacctaagacctctcacttaccattgaagagtgaagaggaataccactaaaccgtagtactaagtggcaaataatatttaatattcATAATTTCTTAGCCATTGTACCTAGTCATCGTTCGTCTATCTTTTGTTCGTCATGGCCTCCTTCTCTTCGTCCTCTACTCCAAATCCCAGCGTCACGAACTTCGTCAAACTATCCGATTCTAACTATATTGAATGTGATGTTATGTTATAATTTATGTAATCAATGTACTTGGTTTCAATTAAGCAATTGGGGATTGGTGCCTAATCATGTGAGGGTCACATGCTGGGTTTTGAGCTTTCAACCTATTCATGTGCAATTGTACATGCATGAGTTGTATTAAGAACAAAACACAGCCATTAAATATGTGTTTTTTCCTCTTTGGTTTTTAATAATAGCATCTTAATTTGGGAttaatagtgttttttttttctttctttataatATGGACTTTAATCAAACACCAATTTGAAGTTTCATAAGAGGCCCATTGGAGAAAGTCTCGGCCACAACTTAGGTAGAATACCCAACCCAATAACCTCACCTCACAATTCATCTTTCAGCCCAAATGTGaattacttttcaatttattCATTTTCCAGCTGAAAAGATCAATACaaataagggtttttatcacaaatgatctttgaaattaagcctcaccatcaagatgattcttgaaattaaaaatcaatcaatgtagtccctaaaAATAGGTGTCGCGAGTCAATGTGGTTCTTCCGTCACAATTcagtaaaaaaatttgttaagtgttgatgtggcacataaataggTCCCATAAGTTATTTttctcacaaatggtccttgaaattgacccgcGACattaaaatggtccctgaaattgaaaatcgatcaatgtagtctTGCAAGTAAGTGTCCTAAATCAATGCTCAGTTTCAAGGACCATTGTTttggttagccactttcgaactgttttccggccaaaaaaGGGCAagttagccatcaagaaaggtatcattctctttgtctcatcgagaaatatgattttcgtttttgaatcacccgatttcgttgagtattgaagaagttatgaatgtttaaagtttacccagtttccggcgagttttccagttttcccgcggATCAGTCACTTTTCAGgatattttccggccatctttggcaaccattaggcttccaaataggtataatcttgttctacactttcctatcttcattttgatatattatgggtcgaatttagttaagaatcgattgagttacgaagctttgaaaattgcccaaagagtttttaacggaatgaccaaaatcatggatggtggacaatctcatggaccatttttattgattttcaatctcagtgaccatttctattgattatgcaaatctcagagaccattttggctatttagccaaaaaaaattacaaataggtttaataatttaatagttaataaaaagtTGTAAACCCAAAAACGTCATGCAATCACCTCTGATCCCAATCCACATTCATCTACCTCATTTGTTGTCCATTCTCTAAATCCTCACAACCTTAAACTTGGGAAGCTTGTTCGGCGCTTCCCTGGTGGTCTGGTGACTCAAAGAATAGCGAGGTTTGCCTTATGATAATGATGTTATAACCAAGGTGCATatattgttggttgaaaactatttctAAACCCCCTCTTAGGCCTTTAAAAATTTATGGAATGAATCTCTCTTCGAAGTAGGCCCTactataagaagaaaaaaaatcattgtgGCGGAATGATTATATTGATttgtgacacctattttcaaaGACTACAttaatcgattttcaatttcagagaccatcttgatggtgtgggTCATTTTCAGaaaccatcttgatggtgtgtGTTAATTTCGGAGaccatttgtaataaaaacCCATGAATCTTGTGAGGCCCGTTTAAGTGTCACATTTGCACTTAACgaaatttttaacagaattgtgacggaatgactacattgatttgcaacacctattttcagggactatattgattgattttcaattccaGAAATCATCTTGATGGTGagagtcaatttcagggacaatttgtgataaaaacc
This window contains:
- the LOC103400480 gene encoding auxin-responsive protein IAA1-like, translated to MSANESMEFKDTELTLGLPGTTSDYNHPRVFGGFNFKISSSNSSSKKRGFMDTVDQISLHKSSAASEPRGSSSSSSSSTTTTSVIKAPAAKARIVGWPPVRSMRQKALVVVRSIRKYVKVSADGAPYLRKLDLEMYRSYQELLRALERMFPSLTISGKCIEDSNEVMKPAAKGMDQYVLTYEDKDGDWMLVGDVPWKMFMESCKRIRLMKSSEAVGIAPRAQIPS